The Ranitomeya variabilis isolate aRanVar5 chromosome 7, aRanVar5.hap1, whole genome shotgun sequence genome includes a window with the following:
- the LOC143784308 gene encoding uncharacterized protein LOC143784308 — MQEETCHSEGASGEKLPGTHPSKTQCRTQTKEDPVDSRDTRHQDVILSRHQDVILSRHQVVLLNKELIQASVLQALASSQDILGLLPPLLQVVFLVDVAFHQGRMDPMASKNIMDMVLRAALPTMDMDTDTDPDMDMDTDPDMDTDPNSRDVDLAARLRMKSMNLNHQISHLCMWMIRRN, encoded by the exons ATGcaggaagagacctgtcactcaGAGGGAGCGAGTGGAGAGAAACTGCCGGGGACCCACCCGTCCA aaaCACAATGTCGCACCCAAACCAAG GAGGACCCTGTGGACAGCCGGGACACCCGCCACCAGGATGTCATCCTCAGTCGGCACCAGGATGTCATCCTCAGTCGGCACCAGGTTGTCCTCCTCAACAAGGAACTTATCCAGGCGAGTGTCCTACAGGCCCTGGCTTCAAGCCAGGATATCCTGGGTCTGCTCCCCCCCCTCCtacaggtggttttcctggtggatgTGGCATTCCACCAGGGCCGCATGGACCCCATGGCCAGCAAGAACATCATGGACATGGTCCTCCGGGCTGCCCTTCCCACCATGGACATGGACACGGACACGGACCCGGACATGGACATGGACACGGACCCGGACATGGACACGGACCCGAACAG CAGGGATGTGGATCTAGCAGCCCGACTTAGAATGAAAAGTATGAATCTGAATCATCAAATATCCCACCTATGTATGTGGATGATAAGAAGAAATTAG